From the genome of Mycobacterium dioxanotrophicus, one region includes:
- a CDS encoding (2,3-dihydroxybenzoyl)adenylate synthase, with protein sequence MTPTTAQPTEPAAQSALRQGFTAFPADRAQSYREAGYWADRRLDSLLRDAAAQWPDRTAIADPTETRTFAELDALADRAAAGIAELGIQPGDRVLLQLPNSAEFAVALFGLLRAGAVPVMCLPGHRLAELAHFAEVSEAVALLIADTAGGFDYRTMAAELTAAHPHVRHVLVHGNLPENQEGFLSWTTVSRTGTGPVPNIDPELAGPALLLVSGGTTGAPKLIPRTHQDYVYNCTASATLCELGAEDVYLVALPAAHNFPLACPGLLGALSVGATTVFTADPSPEAAFAAIDAHGVTVTALVPALAKLWAQACDWEPLAPKSLRLLQVGGAKLAAEDARLVRTALTPGLQQVFGMAEGLLNYTRIGDPAEIVETTQGRPLCPADEVRVVDEDGHEVAAGNEGELLVRGPYTINGYFNAEAANERSFTPDGFYRSGDRVRRSQGGYLEVTGRVKDVILRGGENVSALDLEEHLLTHPAVWSAAAVALPDDYLGEKICAAVVFTGTPATLAELHSHLEGRGVASHARPDVLVPMTTLPTTAVGKIDKKAIVAQLTK encoded by the coding sequence GTGACTCCGACCACTGCCCAGCCAACCGAACCCGCAGCTCAATCGGCATTGCGGCAGGGCTTCACCGCTTTTCCCGCCGACCGCGCGCAGTCTTATCGCGAGGCCGGCTATTGGGCTGATCGACGCCTGGACTCGCTCCTGCGAGACGCCGCTGCGCAGTGGCCGGACCGAACCGCGATCGCCGATCCGACCGAAACACGCACCTTCGCCGAGCTCGACGCACTCGCCGACCGTGCGGCCGCCGGCATCGCCGAGCTCGGCATTCAACCGGGCGATCGAGTGCTGCTGCAGCTGCCCAATTCCGCCGAATTCGCCGTGGCCCTGTTCGGGCTGTTGCGTGCCGGCGCGGTGCCGGTGATGTGCCTGCCCGGCCACCGGCTCGCCGAGCTCGCACACTTCGCCGAAGTCAGCGAAGCCGTGGCACTGCTGATCGCCGACACCGCCGGCGGATTCGATTACCGCACCATGGCCGCCGAGCTCACGGCGGCACATCCGCACGTGCGCCACGTACTCGTCCACGGCAACCTGCCGGAGAACCAGGAGGGGTTCCTGTCCTGGACGACGGTGTCGCGCACGGGTACCGGGCCTGTCCCCAATATCGACCCCGAGCTCGCAGGCCCGGCGCTGCTGCTGGTGTCCGGCGGGACCACCGGGGCTCCCAAACTCATCCCCCGCACCCACCAGGACTACGTCTACAACTGCACCGCCAGTGCCACCCTGTGCGAGCTGGGTGCCGAGGACGTGTATCTGGTGGCGTTGCCGGCCGCACACAACTTCCCGTTGGCCTGCCCCGGCCTGCTCGGGGCGCTCAGCGTCGGCGCCACAACAGTGTTCACCGCAGATCCGAGCCCGGAGGCTGCGTTCGCGGCCATCGACGCCCACGGCGTCACCGTCACCGCACTGGTGCCTGCGCTGGCGAAACTCTGGGCGCAGGCCTGCGATTGGGAACCGTTGGCACCGAAGTCATTGCGGCTGTTGCAGGTCGGTGGTGCGAAGCTCGCCGCCGAGGATGCCCGGCTGGTGCGGACCGCCCTGACACCTGGGCTGCAGCAGGTGTTCGGAATGGCCGAGGGACTACTGAATTACACCCGCATCGGCGACCCCGCCGAGATCGTGGAGACCACCCAGGGCAGGCCCTTGTGCCCCGCCGACGAGGTGCGCGTCGTCGACGAGGACGGCCATGAGGTCGCGGCCGGGAACGAGGGCGAGCTGCTGGTGCGCGGGCCGTACACGATCAACGGCTACTTCAACGCCGAGGCTGCCAACGAGCGCTCGTTCACTCCCGACGGTTTCTACCGCAGCGGCGACCGGGTGCGGCGCAGCCAGGGCGGGTACCTGGAGGTCACCGGCCGCGTCAAAGACGTCATCCTGCGCGGCGGTGAGAACGTCTCGGCGCTGGACCTGGAGGAGCATCTGCTCACCCACCCCGCGGTCTGGTCGGCCGCCGCGGTCGCGCTGCCCGACGACTATCTGGGCGAGAAGATCTGCGCTGCCGTGGTTTTCACGGGAACACCGGCGACGCTGGCCGAACTGCACAGCCACCTCGAGGGCCGCGGCGTGGCGTCACATGCCCGGCCCGATGTGCTGGTGCCGATGACGACTCTGCCGACCACAGCCGTCGGCAAGATCGACAAGAAGGCGATCGTCGCGCAGCTGACCAAGTGA
- a CDS encoding non-ribosomal peptide synthetase — protein sequence MMSNLAVADSQSIREAVADLLGVGSDAVDPHADLIGQGLDSIRMMSLAGRWRRAGIDVDFAALAAAPTVSAWAALVAARTTNDAVPQPVSPSASQDSGEPFPLAPMQHAMWVGREGDQQLGGVAGHLYVEFDGEGVDPDRLQGAATALAERHPMLRVQFLPDGTQRIAEPATRYPVAVEDLREATPQRVAERLATIRRAKSHQQLHGEVFELTLTLLPGGATRLHVDLDMQAADAMSYRTLMADLAALYAGEQLPALEYTYREYRLAAPELDNETDRRWWAERIADLPDPPRLPLVPPAEQADPHHTTRRHHWLDPDTRDALYAAARRRGVTPAMTLAASFAEVLAGWSAESRFLLNVPLFGREQRHPDVDQLVGDFTSSLLLGIDLDGTVTATDRARAVQDTFRAAAGHAGYPGLSVLRDLGRHRGTQVLAPVVYTSALGLGELFGAQVTAAFGTPVWINSQGPQVLLDAQVTEFNGGVLVNWDVREGAFRSGVIDAMFERHIAELRRLATDDTAWEAPTPPLLTDPQRAVRDAANAKTAAPSGHALHHGFFAQAAVRPDATAVIGSTGRLSYAQLREQVLTVAAALKVAGIRTGESVAVMGPKGPDQITALLAILAAGAVYVPVGIDQPAERAERMLKGGDVRMALFCGDGPPTWLPALTIAEALRVGARADEIEPAATDPNELAYILFTSGSTGQPKGVEVTHDAAMNTIEALNGHFGISPNDSVLALTHLESDLSVLDVFGTLAAGATVVVVDEADRRNPDHWVEQINTHGITVLNFLPGSLEMLVETAASTGAALPSVRAVPTGGDWVRTTMVRKLQTLAPGVRLAGLGGATETAIHATLFEAGELPEHWAAVPYGKPFANNACRVVNAAGADCPDWVPGELWFAGRGIARGYRGRPDLTAERFVTYCGRTWYRSGDLARYWPDGTLEFVGRADHRVKISGYRIELGDIETALQRLPGVHAAVAAVVPGARGDMLAAVVARDGAVTIAELRAGLAELVPPHMIPRHFELVEQLPFTIGGKTDRRAVTRLLDDAMAGERSQVRQPSTVVEKALARIVAELLGVGEVGVDEDFFELGGDSVLATTVVARIRDWLDTPTVMVPDIFATRTVEALAVRLAAREADTGRLEQVAELYLEVAAMDDADVLSALDTASAS from the coding sequence ATGATGAGCAATCTCGCCGTCGCGGACTCGCAGAGCATCCGGGAGGCGGTGGCCGACCTCCTCGGTGTCGGCAGCGACGCCGTCGATCCGCACGCCGATCTGATCGGACAAGGTCTGGACTCCATCCGGATGATGTCGCTGGCCGGCCGCTGGCGCCGGGCCGGCATCGACGTCGACTTCGCCGCGCTGGCTGCCGCGCCGACCGTATCGGCGTGGGCTGCCCTCGTGGCCGCCCGGACCACCAACGATGCTGTCCCGCAGCCAGTTTCGCCTTCGGCCTCGCAGGACTCCGGGGAGCCGTTCCCGCTGGCGCCCATGCAACACGCCATGTGGGTGGGCCGCGAAGGTGATCAGCAACTCGGTGGCGTGGCCGGGCATCTCTACGTCGAGTTCGACGGTGAAGGGGTCGATCCCGACCGGCTGCAGGGCGCCGCCACCGCGCTGGCCGAACGGCATCCGATGCTGCGCGTGCAGTTCCTGCCCGACGGAACCCAGCGCATCGCCGAGCCCGCCACGCGGTATCCGGTAGCCGTCGAAGACCTGCGGGAGGCCACGCCGCAGCGTGTCGCAGAGCGACTGGCGACCATCCGCCGCGCCAAGTCGCATCAGCAGCTGCACGGCGAGGTGTTCGAACTGACGCTGACGCTGCTGCCCGGCGGTGCCACCCGACTGCACGTCGACCTCGACATGCAGGCCGCCGACGCCATGAGCTACCGCACGCTGATGGCTGACCTTGCCGCCCTCTACGCCGGCGAGCAGTTGCCGGCCCTGGAATACACGTATCGCGAATACCGCCTGGCCGCACCGGAACTCGACAACGAAACCGACCGCCGGTGGTGGGCTGAGCGCATCGCCGACCTGCCCGACCCGCCGCGGCTGCCGCTGGTGCCGCCGGCCGAACAGGCCGACCCGCACCACACTACCCGGCGCCACCACTGGCTCGACCCCGACACCCGCGACGCCCTGTATGCAGCCGCGCGCCGCCGGGGCGTCACCCCGGCGATGACCCTGGCGGCCTCGTTCGCCGAAGTCCTGGCCGGCTGGTCGGCCGAGTCGCGCTTCTTGCTCAATGTGCCGCTCTTCGGCCGCGAGCAGCGGCATCCCGACGTCGACCAGCTCGTCGGCGATTTCACCTCGTCGCTTCTGCTCGGCATCGACCTCGACGGCACCGTGACGGCCACCGACCGTGCCAGAGCGGTTCAGGACACCTTCCGCGCCGCCGCCGGGCATGCGGGCTATCCCGGGTTGTCGGTGCTGCGTGACCTCGGGCGCCACCGCGGTACCCAGGTACTGGCACCCGTCGTCTACACCAGTGCCCTCGGGCTCGGTGAGCTGTTCGGCGCCCAGGTCACCGCGGCCTTCGGCACCCCGGTCTGGATCAATTCCCAAGGGCCGCAGGTGCTGCTGGATGCGCAGGTCACCGAATTCAACGGCGGGGTCCTGGTGAACTGGGATGTCCGAGAAGGCGCGTTCCGGTCCGGCGTCATCGACGCCATGTTCGAGCGCCACATCGCCGAACTGCGTCGGCTGGCCACCGACGACACCGCCTGGGAAGCGCCGACCCCGCCACTGCTGACCGATCCGCAGCGCGCCGTACGCGACGCGGCCAACGCGAAAACCGCCGCGCCGAGCGGCCACGCGCTGCATCACGGATTCTTCGCCCAGGCGGCCGTGCGTCCCGACGCGACCGCGGTGATCGGCTCGACCGGCCGGCTCAGCTACGCGCAACTGCGCGAGCAGGTGCTCACCGTGGCCGCCGCGCTGAAGGTCGCAGGAATCCGTACCGGCGAAAGCGTTGCGGTGATGGGCCCCAAGGGTCCCGACCAGATCACCGCGCTGCTGGCGATCCTCGCGGCAGGCGCGGTGTACGTGCCGGTGGGTATCGATCAGCCCGCCGAACGAGCCGAGCGGATGCTCAAAGGCGGCGACGTTCGCATGGCGCTGTTCTGCGGCGACGGCCCACCGACCTGGCTACCCGCCCTGACCATCGCAGAAGCTCTGCGCGTCGGCGCCAGGGCAGACGAGATCGAGCCTGCCGCAACCGATCCCAATGAGCTCGCGTACATCCTGTTCACCTCGGGCTCGACCGGTCAACCCAAGGGCGTCGAGGTCACGCACGACGCCGCGATGAACACGATCGAGGCGCTCAACGGGCATTTCGGTATCAGCCCGAACGACAGTGTGCTGGCGCTGACCCACCTGGAGTCCGACCTGTCGGTGCTGGACGTGTTCGGCACGCTGGCCGCGGGCGCGACGGTCGTGGTGGTCGACGAGGCGGACCGGCGCAATCCGGACCACTGGGTCGAGCAGATCAACACCCATGGCATCACGGTCCTCAACTTCCTGCCCGGATCATTGGAAATGCTGGTCGAGACGGCCGCGTCCACGGGCGCCGCGTTGCCGTCGGTGCGTGCGGTACCGACGGGCGGGGACTGGGTCCGCACCACCATGGTCCGTAAGCTGCAGACTCTGGCGCCCGGCGTGCGATTGGCGGGCCTGGGTGGGGCCACCGAAACCGCGATCCACGCCACGCTTTTCGAGGCCGGCGAACTGCCGGAGCACTGGGCGGCTGTTCCCTACGGCAAGCCGTTCGCGAACAACGCGTGCCGCGTCGTCAACGCCGCCGGTGCCGACTGCCCCGACTGGGTGCCCGGCGAACTGTGGTTCGCCGGCCGAGGGATCGCGCGCGGCTACCGCGGCAGGCCGGACCTCACCGCCGAGCGGTTCGTGACCTATTGCGGGCGCACCTGGTACCGCAGCGGCGACCTGGCCCGCTACTGGCCCGACGGCACCCTGGAATTCGTCGGTCGCGCCGATCATCGGGTCAAGATCAGTGGCTACCGCATCGAACTCGGCGACATCGAGACGGCGCTGCAGCGGTTGCCCGGTGTGCACGCCGCGGTGGCCGCCGTCGTGCCCGGCGCGCGTGGTGACATGCTCGCCGCGGTCGTGGCCCGCGACGGCGCGGTGACCATCGCCGAGCTACGCGCCGGGCTCGCGGAACTCGTTCCGCCGCATATGATTCCTCGGCACTTCGAGCTGGTGGAGCAGCTTCCGTTCACCATCGGCGGCAAGACCGACCGGCGCGCGGTGACCAGGCTGCTGGACGACGCGATGGCCGGGGAGCGCTCGCAGGTTCGGCAACCGTCGACCGTGGTGGAGAAGGCATTGGCCCGCATCGTGGCCGAACTCCTCGGCGTCGGTGAGGTCGGTGTCGACGAGGATTTCTTCGAATTGGGAGGTGATTCGGTGCTGGCCACCACGGTCGTCGCCCGCATCCGGGACTGGCTGGACACTCCGACGGTGATGGTGCCCGACATCTTCGCCACCAGAACTGTTGAAGCACTGGCGGTTCGGCTGGCGGCACGGGAAGCCGACACCGGCCGTCTGGAACAGGTGGCCGAGCTGTACCTCGAAGTTGCCGCGATGGACGACGCCGACGTGCTGTCCGCACTCGACACCGCCTCCGCGTCGTGA